Proteins from a single region of Phycisphaeraceae bacterium D3-23:
- a CDS encoding M3 family oligoendopeptidase: MAVAAALTRSFVPADLDPSIWDSVEPLFASLLSRTLSTAEEAEAWLKDYSELMCVVSEYGSRANIDKACDTESGDVDKAFLHWVEAIEPKLKPIRDALERKLLDSGFADELPRERFAVMVRNWRTGVELFRADNVVLQTKLTKLASDYDKNMGALTVAFRGETYNLPQLAKFQEDADRATREECWRLDAEQRLGVREDNDRIFNEQLALRDQMAVNADLPSYIEWTWADKGRHDYTPQDCADFCDAIAAVCVPMERALNAKRRQQMGVDSLRPWDANADALGRPPLNPFPADDAKPLVQGCHAIFASIDTRLAEDFGQLKPGRNLDLVARKGKRGGGFQASLPERREPFIFMNTAGRQIDIRVLLHEAGHAFHYQWASHAQDNLFIQRPPMEFAEVASMSMELFGLNKLGRFYPGDDDASRRAQLSMLEGIVRFFPWMAVIDRFQHWLYAHPTHTPDERTAAWRSITDTYGTRHGGVGTDWAGLDAELDSYWQRQIHLYHYPFYYVEYGIAQLGALQLWQQYRSDPGQALANYRKALALGGTRTLPELFEAADIRFDFSQSTLAPLMQDVAQAIEALQ, translated from the coding sequence ATGGCCGTCGCCGCCGCGCTCACCCGTTCCTTCGTCCCCGCCGACCTCGACCCGTCCATTTGGGACAGCGTCGAGCCCCTCTTCGCGTCGCTGCTGTCGCGCACACTGTCGACCGCCGAGGAGGCCGAGGCCTGGCTCAAGGACTACAGCGAATTGATGTGCGTCGTGTCCGAGTACGGCAGCCGGGCGAACATCGACAAGGCCTGCGACACCGAGTCGGGCGACGTCGACAAGGCCTTCCTCCACTGGGTCGAGGCGATCGAGCCCAAGCTCAAGCCGATCCGCGATGCGCTCGAACGCAAGCTGCTCGACTCGGGATTCGCGGACGAGCTGCCCAGAGAACGCTTCGCGGTGATGGTCCGCAATTGGCGCACGGGGGTCGAGCTGTTCCGCGCCGACAACGTCGTGCTGCAAACCAAACTCACGAAGCTGGCAAGCGATTACGACAAGAATATGGGCGCGCTGACCGTCGCGTTCCGCGGCGAGACGTACAACCTGCCCCAGCTCGCGAAGTTTCAGGAGGACGCCGACCGCGCGACGCGCGAGGAATGCTGGCGGCTCGACGCGGAACAACGGCTGGGTGTGCGGGAGGACAACGACCGCATCTTCAACGAGCAGCTCGCGCTGCGCGACCAGATGGCGGTAAACGCTGACCTACCGAGCTATATCGAGTGGACCTGGGCCGACAAGGGCCGGCACGACTACACCCCTCAGGACTGCGCCGATTTCTGCGACGCGATCGCGGCCGTCTGCGTGCCGATGGAACGCGCGCTCAACGCTAAGCGCAGGCAGCAGATGGGTGTCGATTCGCTTCGGCCGTGGGACGCGAACGCGGACGCGCTGGGCCGGCCGCCGCTAAACCCCTTCCCCGCCGACGACGCCAAGCCGCTAGTCCAGGGCTGCCACGCGATCTTCGCGTCGATCGACACGCGGCTCGCCGAGGATTTTGGTCAGCTCAAGCCGGGACGCAACCTCGACCTCGTCGCGCGCAAAGGCAAGCGCGGCGGCGGGTTCCAGGCATCACTGCCCGAGCGCCGCGAGCCGTTCATCTTTATGAACACTGCGGGCCGGCAGATCGATATCCGTGTCCTCCTCCACGAGGCCGGCCACGCCTTCCACTACCAGTGGGCGAGTCATGCGCAGGACAACCTCTTCATCCAGCGCCCGCCGATGGAGTTCGCCGAGGTCGCCTCGATGTCGATGGAACTCTTCGGGCTCAATAAGCTTGGCCGGTTCTACCCCGGCGACGACGACGCATCACGACGCGCCCAGCTCAGCATGCTCGAAGGCATCGTCCGCTTCTTCCCGTGGATGGCCGTGATCGACCGCTTCCAGCACTGGCTCTACGCCCACCCGACGCACACCCCCGACGAGCGCACCGCCGCGTGGCGCAGCATCACCGACACCTACGGCACACGCCACGGCGGCGTGGGCACCGACTGGGCCGGCCTCGACGCCGAGCTCGACAGCTACTGGCAACGCCAGATCCACCTCTACCACTACCCGTTCTACTACGTCGAGTACGGCATCGCCCAGCTCGGCGCGCTCCAGCTTTGGCAGCAATACCGCAGCGACCCCGGACAGGCGCTGGCCAACTACCGCAAGGCCCTCGCGCTGGGCGGGACGCGCACACTGCCCGAGCTCTTCGAGGCCGCCGACATCCGGTTCGACTTCAGCCAAAGCACGCTCGCCCCGCTG
- a CDS encoding argininosuccinate synthase: MPAPNQKHPKKIVLAYSGGLDTSVILPWLKGRYPGVKLVCFAAELGQGDELKGIEKKAYASGADEVIVKDLRREFAEQYCYPMLRAHATYEGDYLLGTSIARPLIAKHQVLAAKKTGADALGHGATGKGNDQVRFELTYKALAPKLQIVSPWKDHAFIDDGLTDRETAVDYAKKHNIPIEQTKKKIYSRDRNLWHISHEGDEIEHPEQEPDWKRCLVMSVPVEKAPAKAETVAITFKRGTPWKLNGKVLRGDVMIESLNTIGGKHAVGQTILVENRLVGMKSRGVYETPGGTILYEAHKALEQLCLERDLYHAKQQLALKYGQIVYNGQWFHPLREALQAFVDESNEHVNGTVKVKLFKGRAVAIEADAKKSSLYDADLASFAMDGYDITAARGFIDLFGLPMQVRGAKQGYHG; this comes from the coding sequence ATGCCCGCGCCAAACCAAAAACACCCCAAGAAAATCGTCCTCGCCTACTCCGGCGGGCTGGACACCTCCGTCATCCTCCCTTGGCTCAAGGGGCGATACCCCGGCGTGAAGCTCGTCTGCTTCGCCGCCGAGCTGGGCCAGGGCGACGAGCTCAAGGGCATCGAGAAGAAGGCCTACGCCAGCGGCGCGGATGAAGTCATCGTCAAAGACCTCCGCCGCGAATTCGCCGAGCAGTACTGCTACCCCATGCTCCGCGCCCACGCGACGTACGAGGGCGACTACCTGCTGGGCACCTCGATCGCTCGGCCGTTGATCGCCAAGCACCAGGTCCTCGCCGCGAAGAAGACGGGCGCCGACGCGCTTGGCCACGGCGCGACCGGAAAAGGCAACGACCAGGTCCGCTTCGAGCTGACCTACAAGGCCCTCGCGCCCAAGCTCCAGATCGTCAGCCCGTGGAAGGACCACGCCTTCATCGACGACGGCCTGACCGACCGCGAGACCGCAGTCGACTACGCCAAAAAACACAACATCCCCATCGAGCAGACCAAGAAGAAGATCTACTCCCGTGACCGAAACCTCTGGCACATCTCGCACGAGGGCGACGAGATCGAACACCCCGAGCAAGAGCCGGACTGGAAGCGCTGCCTCGTCATGAGCGTGCCCGTCGAGAAGGCCCCGGCGAAAGCCGAGACGGTCGCCATCACCTTCAAGCGCGGCACGCCGTGGAAGCTCAACGGCAAGGTCCTGCGCGGCGACGTGATGATCGAGTCGCTCAACACCATCGGCGGCAAGCACGCGGTGGGCCAGACCATCCTCGTCGAAAACCGGCTGGTCGGCATGAAGTCACGCGGCGTTTACGAGACGCCCGGCGGGACGATCCTCTACGAAGCGCACAAGGCCCTCGAACAGCTCTGCCTCGAACGCGACCTCTACCATGCCAAGCAGCAGCTCGCGCTCAAGTATGGCCAGATCGTCTACAACGGCCAGTGGTTCCACCCGCTGCGCGAAGCGCTCCAGGCCTTTGTCGACGAGTCTAATGAGCATGTCAACGGCACGGTCAAGGTCAAGCTCTTCAAGGGCCGGGCCGTCGCCATCGAGGCCGACGCGAAGAAGAGCTCGCTCTACGACGCCGACCTCGCCAGCTTCGCGATGGACGGGTACGACATCACCGCCGCCCGCGGGTTTATCGACCTCTTCGGGCTCCCCATGCAGGTCCGCGGCGCGAAGCAGGGCTACCACGGCTAA
- a CDS encoding GNAT family N-acetyltransferase — MASLTDLPSPARPGDDGLFLGRVPRERRRAALAQLLTGRPREDDSAVAHFEQFARDQGLNTDGVWVACSGGPGGRILAAALVVPNAGATAMLFPGSAAGWHDHAIAQRLIERACAAAENPGVCVVQALLDPGQVLEGRVLEQAGLTKLAKLVYMQCATDPKDHRIGLPMSLGRVAVKAYRGDEEHMARFCRAVEASYEDTLDCPGLLGLRPIEQVVAGHRATGRFTPALWQAFYDAEDRPVAVLLLAEVAQGGSHEVVYLGVAKPFRGRGVGSQLMAYALSTTTRCGGSRLFLAVDDRNEPAVRLYHGLGFRATARKIAYVMPR, encoded by the coding sequence ATGGCCAGCCTGACCGACCTCCCCAGCCCCGCCCGGCCCGGCGACGATGGCCTGTTTCTGGGCCGAGTACCCCGGGAACGTCGGCGAGCGGCGCTCGCGCAGCTGCTTACCGGTCGCCCGCGCGAGGACGATTCGGCCGTGGCGCACTTCGAGCAGTTCGCCCGGGACCAGGGGCTCAACACCGACGGGGTCTGGGTCGCCTGCTCGGGCGGGCCCGGGGGTCGTATCCTCGCGGCCGCGCTGGTGGTCCCCAACGCCGGGGCGACGGCGATGCTCTTCCCCGGCTCGGCCGCGGGCTGGCACGACCACGCCATCGCCCAGCGTCTGATCGAGCGGGCCTGCGCCGCCGCCGAAAACCCGGGCGTGTGTGTCGTCCAGGCCCTGCTCGACCCCGGTCAGGTGCTCGAAGGCCGGGTCTTGGAGCAGGCCGGGCTCACCAAGCTCGCCAAGCTGGTGTACATGCAGTGTGCGACCGACCCCAAGGACCACCGGATCGGGCTGCCGATGTCGCTGGGCCGGGTGGCGGTCAAGGCCTACCGGGGCGACGAGGAGCACATGGCCCGCTTTTGCCGGGCGGTCGAGGCGAGCTACGAGGACACGCTGGACTGCCCCGGGCTGCTGGGGCTTCGGCCCATCGAGCAGGTCGTGGCGGGCCACCGCGCGACCGGGCGGTTTACGCCGGCGCTCTGGCAGGCGTTTTACGACGCCGAGGACCGGCCCGTGGCGGTGCTGCTGCTCGCGGAGGTCGCCCAGGGCGGCTCGCACGAGGTCGTGTACCTCGGCGTCGCCAAACCCTTTCGCGGTCGAGGCGTGGGCAGCCAACTCATGGCCTACGCCCTGTCGACTACGACCCGCTGCGGCGGCAGCCGGCTGTTCCTGGCCGTCGACGACCGCAACGAGCCGGCCGTCCGGCTCTACCACGGCCTGGGGTTCCGGGCGACGGCCCGCAAGATCGCGTACGTCATGCCGCGGTGA
- a CDS encoding DnaA/Hda family protein yields the protein MRKKRAGSPYRHRLERFIDGPSNRLALAAAKRLADLDDPTASHPVFLHGICGVGKTHLLQGICNATLALRPDAKVVYLTGEQFANQYITAVRQGKLDAFRKHIRRLDLLAIDDIHFVASREKTQQEFLHCFEENELAGARVALASDRHPRDIDMFSEALVSRCVRGLVVEMTEPDPATRKAIIAELAHRRGLFLQPAVVDQLAERYDGSVREIEGALAKLHALATLTDQPDRRNPAQPINVGRALLEQLPELAQPKVRRPVKFTEITRVVCERLMLEPVQLTGSSRNKQVVLARSLVVHLARELTPMSYPEIAHAMGRKTHSTVITACQRMGRLLKADAPLLLPGGTGQTTPGALSSSLRRELLRAS from the coding sequence ATGCGCAAGAAACGCGCCGGCTCGCCCTACCGCCACCGGCTCGAACGCTTTATCGACGGGCCCAGCAACCGGCTCGCGCTCGCCGCCGCCAAACGCCTGGCCGACCTCGACGACCCCACCGCCAGCCACCCCGTCTTCCTCCACGGCATCTGCGGCGTGGGCAAGACCCACCTCCTCCAGGGCATCTGCAACGCCACGCTCGCCCTGCGCCCGGATGCCAAGGTCGTCTATCTCACCGGCGAGCAGTTCGCGAATCAGTACATCACCGCCGTGCGCCAGGGCAAGCTCGACGCCTTCCGCAAGCACATCCGTCGGCTGGACCTGCTCGCGATCGACGATATCCACTTTGTCGCCAGCCGGGAAAAGACCCAGCAGGAGTTTCTGCACTGCTTCGAGGAGAACGAGTTGGCCGGCGCACGCGTCGCGCTGGCCAGCGACCGCCACCCGCGCGACATCGACATGTTCAGTGAGGCGCTGGTCTCACGCTGCGTGCGCGGGCTCGTCGTCGAGATGACCGAGCCCGACCCCGCGACGCGCAAGGCCATCATCGCCGAGCTCGCGCATCGGCGGGGGCTGTTCCTCCAGCCGGCCGTGGTCGACCAGCTCGCCGAGCGCTACGACGGCTCGGTCCGCGAGATCGAGGGCGCGCTCGCCAAGCTCCACGCCCTGGCGACGCTCACCGACCAGCCCGACCGGCGAAACCCCGCCCAGCCGATCAACGTCGGCCGGGCGCTGCTCGAACAGCTCCCCGAGCTCGCCCAGCCCAAGGTCCGCCGGCCCGTGAAGTTCACCGAGATCACCCGCGTCGTGTGCGAGCGCCTCATGCTCGAGCCCGTCCAGCTCACCGGCTCGTCGCGCAACAAGCAGGTCGTCCTCGCGCGTTCGCTCGTCGTCCACCTCGCGCGGGAGCTCACCCCGATGAGCTACCCCGAGATCGCGCACGCGATGGGCCGAAAGACCCACTCGACCGTGATCACCGCCTGCCAGCGGATGGGCCGGCTGCTCAAGGCCGACGCCCCGCTGCTGCTGCCCGGCGGCACGGGCCAGACCACGCCCGGCGCGCTGTCGTCGTCGCTGCGCCGCGAGCTGCTGCGGGCTAGTTGA
- a CDS encoding HNH endonuclease, producing MDATASALNEHVLVLNKMWMAVRVIDARRAFAMLLSGLAEAIRVDDGSYTGYDFADWTDLSLAQRRLFPEPTRGPLPGEPTPDSTPDATMPAVDDPYAFVRTVRMHLAVPKVIRLLGYDKLPRTGVKLNRRNIFARDHNHCQYCRRKFPMTDLSLDHVVPRSQGGGTSWENLVCCCVKCNTKKGGRTPKQAQMPLAQKPVKPKTNPVLSIRIGKGKYKSWKAFLDNAYWSVELK from the coding sequence ATGGACGCCACCGCCTCCGCCCTCAACGAGCACGTGCTGGTCCTCAACAAGATGTGGATGGCGGTCCGTGTCATCGACGCCCGCCGGGCGTTTGCGATGCTGCTCAGCGGGCTGGCCGAGGCGATCCGCGTGGACGACGGCTCGTACACGGGCTACGACTTCGCCGACTGGACCGACCTCTCGCTTGCACAGCGCCGGCTGTTCCCCGAGCCGACGCGGGGGCCGCTGCCGGGGGAGCCGACACCCGACTCGACACCCGACGCGACGATGCCGGCGGTCGATGACCCCTACGCCTTTGTGCGCACCGTCCGCATGCACCTGGCGGTGCCCAAGGTGATCCGGCTGCTGGGCTACGACAAGCTGCCGCGCACGGGCGTGAAGCTCAACCGGCGCAACATCTTTGCGCGCGACCACAACCATTGCCAGTACTGCCGACGCAAGTTCCCGATGACCGACCTCTCGCTCGACCACGTCGTGCCGCGCAGTCAGGGCGGGGGGACGTCCTGGGAAAACCTCGTGTGCTGCTGCGTGAAGTGCAACACCAAAAAAGGCGGCCGCACCCCCAAGCAGGCGCAGATGCCGCTCGCGCAAAAACCCGTCAAGCCCAAGACCAACCCGGTCCTCTCCATCCGCATCGGCAAAGGCAAGTACAAGAGCTGGAAGGCCTTCCTCGACAACGCGTACTGGTCGGTCGAGCTGAAGTGA
- a CDS encoding SPFH domain-containing protein codes for MIWDKLRNELVEVIEWLDDTNDTLVYRFEDRDHAIKYGAQLTVREGQAAVFVNEGQIADVFGPGRYELETKNLPILTKLMSWEYGFESPFKAEVYFVSTRQFTDRKWGTTNPVILRDPSIGPVRIRAFGTYSFRAGDPAVLIREVVGTDGRFVTGQITDQLRHSIVSRFADVLGESRVPLYELASKYDELAVTVGERMSAEMSGYGLILAGLLIQNISLPEQVEKALDERSKMGVLGDMDAYMKLKSAEALGDAAKQDGGAAGSMMGMGMGFAMGNQMAGQMAGAAGAPGSQPHAVPPPLPRSFYLAEQGHRHGPFDENVLRAMVGEGRVTRASLVWTAGMAGWSQAGEAPATAALFNADVPPPPPVPAE; via the coding sequence ATGATCTGGGACAAGCTGCGCAACGAGTTGGTCGAAGTCATCGAGTGGCTCGACGACACCAACGACACGCTGGTCTACCGCTTCGAGGACCGCGACCACGCGATCAAGTACGGCGCGCAGCTCACGGTGCGCGAAGGCCAGGCGGCGGTGTTTGTGAACGAGGGCCAGATCGCCGACGTGTTTGGGCCGGGGCGTTACGAGCTTGAGACCAAGAACCTGCCGATCCTGACGAAGCTGATGAGCTGGGAGTACGGCTTCGAGAGCCCGTTCAAGGCCGAGGTGTATTTTGTCAGCACCCGGCAGTTCACCGACCGCAAGTGGGGGACGACGAACCCGGTGATCCTGCGCGACCCGTCGATCGGGCCGGTGCGGATCCGCGCGTTTGGGACGTACAGCTTCCGCGCGGGCGACCCGGCGGTGTTGATCCGCGAGGTGGTCGGGACCGATGGGCGATTCGTCACCGGGCAGATCACGGACCAGCTTCGGCATTCGATCGTGTCGCGTTTTGCGGATGTGCTGGGCGAGAGCCGGGTGCCGCTTTACGAGCTGGCGTCGAAGTACGATGAGCTGGCGGTGACGGTGGGCGAACGCATGTCGGCGGAGATGTCGGGCTACGGCCTGATCCTCGCGGGGCTGCTGATCCAGAACATCTCGCTGCCCGAGCAGGTAGAGAAGGCGCTGGATGAGCGGTCGAAGATGGGGGTGCTTGGGGATATGGATGCGTACATGAAGCTGAAGTCGGCCGAGGCGCTGGGCGATGCCGCGAAGCAGGACGGCGGCGCGGCGGGTTCGATGATGGGGATGGGGATGGGCTTCGCGATGGGCAACCAGATGGCCGGCCAGATGGCGGGCGCGGCGGGTGCCCCCGGATCGCAGCCGCACGCGGTGCCGCCGCCGCTGCCGCGTTCGTTCTACCTGGCGGAGCAGGGGCACCGGCACGGGCCGTTCGATGAGAACGTGTTGCGCGCGATGGTCGGCGAGGGCCGGGTGACGCGGGCGTCGCTGGTGTGGACCGCGGGGATGGCGGGGTGGTCCCAGGCGGGCGAAGCGCCTGCGACTGCGGCACTATTCAACGCGGATGTCCCGCCACCCCCGCCGGTGCCGGCAGAGTAG
- a CDS encoding carbon-nitrogen hydrolase family protein — protein MKIAVIQLDAQGDVAANLDAAAGYVGDAASAGASFVALPEVFHLRVGKGAGRRYLETATDFDKTIATLAETAADWGITLLAGSITEPSPDPHRVYNTSVLIGPEGKTLARYRKVHLFDVNVADTVAEQESKRFMPGGEVVSVETTLGRQPVHVGLTICYDLRFPELFRALALRGAGLITVPANFTKTTGEAHWMTLLRARAIENAAFIVAPNQCGAFTGPGGGGFTAYGHSAVIDPWGRVLLEMDDREGVGYAEIDLDEVDRVRAAIPVLRNRMPDIYGL, from the coding sequence ATGAAGATCGCGGTGATCCAGCTCGATGCGCAGGGCGATGTTGCGGCGAACCTTGACGCGGCCGCAGGTTACGTGGGCGACGCGGCGAGTGCGGGGGCGTCTTTCGTGGCGCTGCCCGAGGTATTCCACCTGCGCGTCGGCAAAGGCGCGGGTCGACGCTACCTCGAGACCGCGACGGATTTCGATAAGACGATCGCAACGCTAGCGGAGACCGCCGCGGACTGGGGCATCACGCTTCTGGCCGGCTCCATTACCGAGCCCAGCCCCGACCCCCACCGCGTCTACAACACCTCGGTCCTCATCGGCCCCGAGGGCAAGACGCTCGCCCGATACCGCAAGGTCCACCTGTTCGATGTCAACGTCGCCGACACCGTGGCCGAGCAGGAGTCCAAGCGTTTTATGCCGGGCGGTGAGGTGGTCAGCGTAGAGACAACGCTCGGCCGGCAGCCCGTCCATGTCGGGCTCACGATCTGCTACGACCTGCGATTCCCCGAGCTCTTCCGCGCGCTCGCGCTGCGCGGCGCGGGGCTCATCACCGTCCCCGCGAACTTCACCAAGACGACCGGCGAGGCGCACTGGATGACGCTCCTGCGCGCCCGCGCGATCGAGAACGCCGCGTTCATCGTCGCCCCCAACCAGTGCGGCGCCTTCACCGGGCCCGGCGGCGGGGGGTTCACGGCCTACGGCCACTCGGCCGTCATCGACCCGTGGGGCCGCGTGCTGCTCGAGATGGACGACCGGGAAGGCGTCGGCTACGCCGAGATCGACCTCGATGAAGTCGATCGCGTCCGCGCGGCGATCCCAGTCTTGCGAAACCGCATGCCCGATATCTATGGGCTGTGA
- a CDS encoding mechanosensitive ion channel family protein yields the protein MPRFACVFLLLLSCLAAPLSVAQPGDEPERTVITNPPALGEQPAALSSPRETIRQFLEAINAVNEGDVERWPEVLETMDFAGAEVDPDSNDARDRAEMLWQTLNRVVGLIEVDELPGQTGASVFRRFTLFPKTGNAEHDATLRQIDLPANARIRLLPDSEGRWRFSAQTVASIPAMYAEVRTMPSAVDENGALGHAPPEGLEHLGDSVVRPLVPEALRGDGHVLLSMEYWQWIGLFALILLGIVVDYTLRFIVRTLAVGLIRRRGSTADRDSLRKMVRPIGLFVSAVVWQMLLPLLALPPGAHALLRGAVGIFLVLAGIWAAWRVIDLISEVVANQAKRTETKFDDVLIPLITKAAKLFVVAVGVVYAAEALTIPLGPMLASLGLGSLAFAFAAKDTIENFFGSVAVILDRPFEVGDWVLIDGKTEGTVEELGFRSTRIRTFYNSQITVPNATLVRATVDNYGRRKYRRWKTHLGVQYDTPPEKLIAFTEGIRELVRTHPYTRKDYYQVWMHQWSASSMDILLYIFFEVPDWNTELRERERMFIDIVRLADRLGVQFAFPTQTVHLFKEEKPAPGSETEPAHDIPGSSTDRRSMVHGLRAARALVEKQPWLDNPPGPVQLATGPMAIELDEAGNETLVEKENKTEPGAAAPPLEVAEEPPHIEPGPGEVGHDARDPQ from the coding sequence ATGCCACGTTTCGCCTGCGTCTTCCTCTTGCTGCTGTCCTGCCTGGCCGCGCCGCTAAGCGTCGCGCAGCCCGGCGATGAGCCCGAACGCACGGTCATCACCAACCCCCCGGCCCTAGGTGAGCAGCCGGCTGCGCTGTCCTCGCCGCGCGAGACCATCCGCCAGTTCCTCGAAGCGATCAACGCCGTGAACGAAGGCGACGTCGAGCGCTGGCCCGAGGTCTTGGAGACCATGGACTTCGCCGGGGCCGAGGTCGATCCCGACTCCAACGACGCACGCGACCGCGCGGAGATGCTCTGGCAGACGCTCAACCGTGTCGTCGGGCTGATCGAGGTCGACGAGCTGCCGGGGCAGACGGGCGCGTCGGTGTTCCGCCGGTTCACGCTCTTCCCCAAGACCGGCAACGCCGAGCACGACGCGACCCTGCGCCAGATCGACCTGCCCGCCAACGCCCGCATCCGGCTGCTGCCCGACAGCGAAGGCCGCTGGCGTTTCTCCGCGCAGACGGTCGCGTCGATCCCCGCGATGTACGCCGAGGTCCGCACGATGCCCTCGGCCGTGGACGAGAACGGCGCGCTGGGCCACGCCCCGCCCGAGGGGCTCGAGCACCTGGGCGACTCGGTCGTCCGCCCGCTGGTCCCCGAGGCGTTGCGCGGCGACGGGCATGTGCTGCTGTCGATGGAGTACTGGCAGTGGATCGGGCTGTTCGCGCTGATCCTGCTCGGTATCGTCGTCGACTACACGCTGCGGTTTATCGTGCGCACCCTCGCGGTCGGGCTCATCCGCCGGCGGGGCAGCACCGCGGACCGCGACTCGCTCCGCAAGATGGTTCGGCCGATCGGGCTGTTTGTGTCGGCGGTGGTGTGGCAGATGCTCCTGCCGCTGCTCGCGCTGCCGCCGGGGGCTCACGCGCTGCTGCGCGGGGCGGTCGGGATCTTCCTCGTCCTCGCGGGGATCTGGGCGGCCTGGCGGGTCATCGACCTGATCAGCGAGGTCGTCGCCAACCAGGCCAAGCGCACCGAGACGAAGTTCGACGACGTACTCATCCCGCTCATCACCAAGGCGGCCAAGCTGTTCGTCGTCGCGGTCGGCGTGGTGTACGCGGCCGAGGCGCTGACGATCCCGCTGGGGCCGATGCTCGCGTCGCTCGGGCTCGGCTCCCTCGCGTTCGCCTTCGCCGCCAAGGACACCATCGAAAACTTCTTCGGCAGCGTCGCCGTCATCCTCGACCGCCCCTTCGAGGTCGGCGACTGGGTCCTGATCGACGGCAAGACCGAGGGCACGGTCGAAGAACTCGGCTTCCGCTCGACCCGCATCCGTACCTTCTATAACTCGCAGATCACCGTGCCCAACGCCACCCTCGTCCGCGCCACCGTCGACAACTACGGCCGACGCAAGTACCGCCGGTGGAAGACCCACCTGGGCGTACAGTACGACACCCCGCCCGAAAAACTCATCGCGTTTACCGAGGGCATCCGCGAGCTCGTCCGCACCCACCCCTACACCCGCAAGGACTACTACCAGGTCTGGATGCACCAGTGGTCCGCGTCGTCGATGGACATCCTGCTCTACATCTTCTTCGAGGTGCCCGACTGGAACACCGAGCTGCGCGAACGCGAGCGCATGTTCATCGACATCGTCCGGCTTGCGGATCGCTTAGGCGTGCAGTTCGCGTTCCCGACGCAGACGGTGCACCTGTTCAAGGAAGAAAAGCCCGCACCCGGGAGCGAGACCGAGCCGGCGCACGACATCCCGGGCAGCTCGACGGACCGGCGGTCGATGGTGCATGGGCTCCGCGCCGCGCGGGCGCTGGTCGAGAAGCAGCCCTGGCTCGATAACCCGCCGGGCCCGGTGCAGCTTGCGACGGGGCCGATGGCGATCGAGCTCGACGAGGCGGGCAACGAGACGCTGGTCGAGAAGGAGAACAAGACCGAGCCCGGCGCCGCCGCGCCGCCACTGGAGGTGGCGGAAGAGCCGCCGCACATCGAGCCGGGCCCCGGCGAGGTCGGGCACGACGCGCGCGATCCGCAGTAG
- a CDS encoding thioredoxin family protein — protein MATPRPVHLDGWQSGLDAGMAAAQEADRPMLVMFTADWCGPCQVLKKEVLQTTPAEQAIADGFVPVMVDLTDQSSNNPNMPAAQRYGVTGIPHLILTDTRGNKIPNTLPYPNRTYPRTPDGFVDWLNSANRTAAR, from the coding sequence GTGGCAACACCGCGCCCGGTACATCTCGACGGCTGGCAGTCCGGGCTCGACGCGGGCATGGCCGCCGCGCAGGAAGCCGACCGCCCGATGCTCGTCATGTTCACCGCCGACTGGTGCGGCCCCTGCCAGGTGCTCAAGAAGGAAGTCCTCCAGACCACCCCCGCCGAGCAGGCGATCGCCGACGGCTTCGTGCCCGTCATGGTCGACCTCACCGACCAGTCTTCCAACAACCCCAACATGCCCGCCGCCCAGCGCTACGGCGTCACGGGCATCCCGCACCTCATCCTCACCGACACCCGGGGCAACAAGATCCCCAACACGCTGCCCTACCCCAACCGCACCTACCCCCGCACCCCCGACGGGTTTGTCGACTGGCTCAACAGCGCCAACCGCACCGCCGCGCGGTAG
- a CDS encoding YheU family protein, translated as MPLRIPHDQLPADTLDALIEEFVTRDGTDPAEAYHSIDQVRKLLDAGRVVITFDEESETCTILRKEDAERLGV; from the coding sequence ATGCCCCTGCGGATCCCCCACGACCAGCTCCCGGCCGACACCCTCGACGCCCTGATCGAGGAGTTCGTCACGCGCGACGGCACCGACCCGGCCGAGGCCTACCACAGCATCGACCAGGTCAGGAAACTGCTCGACGCGGGCCGAGTGGTGATCACGTTCGACGAGGAGAGCGAGACCTGCACGATCCTGCGTAAAGAAGACGCGGAGCGGTTGGGGGTGTGA